One Roseimicrobium gellanilyticum DNA window includes the following coding sequences:
- a CDS encoding 3D domain-containing protein has translation MLNILRLLGLAALCVGCVSCSSTKLANAKRINGVKTTAYTHSESDHVKYGAKAATGAPLKYGNVRSAATDWSVYPVGTVFKIEGEPYVYEVDDYGSALVGTNTIDLYKPNKAAMNQWGAKKVNISVLKWGSFNKSVEIMKPRMKYPHIQQMVKRIERSS, from the coding sequence ATGCTGAACATTCTCCGTCTTCTCGGGCTGGCCGCGCTCTGCGTGGGATGCGTTTCCTGCAGCAGCACCAAACTTGCGAACGCCAAGCGCATCAACGGCGTCAAGACGACGGCGTACACCCATTCAGAGTCGGACCATGTGAAGTACGGAGCCAAGGCTGCAACGGGTGCCCCCTTGAAATATGGCAACGTCCGCAGCGCCGCCACCGATTGGTCGGTGTACCCCGTCGGCACGGTCTTCAAGATTGAAGGCGAACCCTACGTCTATGAAGTGGACGACTACGGCTCAGCCCTCGTTGGCACGAATACTATCGATCTGTACAAACCCAACAAGGCTGCCATGAACCAGTGGGGAGCCAAGAAGGTGAACATCAGCGTGCTCAAGTGGGGCTCCTTCAACAAGAGCGTGGAAATCATGAAGCCCCGCATGAAGTATCCTCACATTCAACAGATGGTGAAGCGGATTGAGCGGAGCTCGTAG
- a CDS encoding DUF5069 domain-containing protein, with the protein MNTERLRALARDLNQLAPRSPYDTLSPDFPAVAARLVDKCRADLLNLQGEYHYNCPMDQRFFRAVGLEAGALREFVATGADDGEVASWMSTNAKQARGDRVSWGRRFRRNPLWLFLVFEDWQHVRKASKRAR; encoded by the coding sequence ATGAATACCGAAAGACTCCGTGCTCTCGCCCGCGACCTGAATCAACTCGCTCCCCGAAGTCCGTACGACACTTTGAGTCCGGATTTCCCCGCGGTGGCTGCCCGGCTCGTGGACAAGTGCCGGGCTGATTTGCTGAATCTTCAGGGCGAGTACCACTACAATTGTCCCATGGATCAAAGATTCTTCCGCGCTGTGGGACTGGAGGCTGGAGCCCTGCGTGAGTTCGTGGCCACTGGCGCCGATGATGGCGAGGTGGCCTCATGGATGAGCACGAATGCGAAGCAGGCAAGAGGAGACCGTGTGAGCTGGGGACGCCGCTTCCGGAGAAATCCCCTGTGGCTCTTCCTGGTGTTTGAAGATTGGCAGCATGTGCGGAAGGCATCGAAACGCGCGCGTTGA
- a CDS encoding uracil-DNA glycosylase: MPAPNPLLQEYLSQLAARGVTHVGLTDEARAVLATVQGARQQQVTPPATAGRTATPGIASSSPPSSFRTPQPADTPSAPRPSPAGTPLHPTQPVSPGSSASPARSKRELLDELAREAEGGKQARELGTLRDIMVFAVGNPDSDIMFIGEAPGAEEEKQREPFVGPAGQLLTKIIQAMGLRRSEVYISNVCKFRPKIDDGRMQGSKNRAPTTGEMLACQPYIMAEINIIKPRVIVCLGATASTGLGIEGTVGRLRGRVQEWRGHPLVVTYHPSYLLRREAEDGGGLAEKRLVWEDMMRVMEIVGLPISDKQRAYFSRAR, translated from the coding sequence ATGCCTGCCCCCAATCCCCTGCTCCAAGAGTACCTCTCCCAGCTCGCCGCCCGGGGTGTGACGCACGTGGGGCTCACTGATGAGGCTCGGGCAGTCCTGGCGACGGTACAGGGCGCGCGCCAGCAGCAGGTGACCCCTCCCGCCACCGCAGGTCGCACTGCAACGCCGGGCATAGCTTCTTCAAGTCCACCTTCATCGTTTCGTACCCCCCAACCCGCGGACACGCCAAGCGCGCCGCGCCCTTCCCCAGCAGGCACGCCTCTCCACCCGACGCAGCCTGTCAGCCCCGGATCCTCGGCCAGTCCCGCCCGTTCCAAACGTGAGCTGCTGGATGAGCTGGCTCGGGAGGCGGAAGGCGGAAAGCAGGCCCGGGAGCTCGGTACCCTGCGGGACATCATGGTCTTCGCCGTGGGGAATCCAGACTCGGACATCATGTTCATCGGCGAGGCCCCGGGGGCGGAAGAGGAAAAGCAGCGCGAGCCCTTCGTGGGACCTGCCGGCCAGCTCCTGACCAAGATCATCCAGGCCATGGGCCTCCGCCGGAGCGAGGTGTACATCAGCAACGTCTGCAAGTTCCGCCCGAAGATCGATGACGGCCGCATGCAGGGAAGCAAGAACCGGGCGCCCACCACCGGGGAGATGCTTGCCTGCCAGCCCTACATCATGGCGGAGATCAATATCATCAAGCCGCGGGTCATCGTCTGCCTTGGCGCCACGGCCTCGACGGGCCTCGGCATCGAGGGCACGGTGGGCAGGCTGCGTGGCCGGGTCCAGGAATGGCGGGGGCACCCCCTCGTGGTCACCTATCACCCCAGCTACCTCCTCCGGCGCGAGGCCGAGGACGGCGGCGGTCTGGCGGAGAAGCGCCTGGTCTGGGAGGACATGATGCGGGTGATGGAAATCGTGGGGCTCCCCATTTCCGACAAGCAAAGGGCGTACTTCAGCCGGGCGAGGTGA
- a CDS encoding 3D domain-containing protein gives MLIRRLSALIVISACTASCSSPVAGNPSAPRPQRLQDVKTTAYTHTESDHLVHGVKTAAGSKLKFGSVRSAAADWSVYPVGTVFQIEGEPYTYEVDDYGSALVGTQTIDLYKPNKATMNKWGVRRVNINVIKWGSFAKSLAIMKPRGKRNSHVREMVEKIERGTTPANS, from the coding sequence ATGCTCATACGTCGCCTCTCCGCTCTGATCGTGATCAGCGCTTGTACCGCCTCCTGCTCCAGCCCCGTAGCCGGCAACCCATCCGCCCCGCGCCCCCAACGCCTCCAGGATGTCAAGACCACCGCCTACACCCACACCGAGAGTGACCATCTCGTACACGGCGTGAAGACCGCCGCTGGCAGCAAACTCAAATTCGGGTCCGTCCGCAGCGCCGCCGCCGACTGGTCCGTCTATCCGGTAGGCACCGTTTTCCAGATCGAGGGTGAGCCCTATACGTATGAAGTGGACGACTATGGCTCCGCCCTTGTCGGCACCCAGACCATCGACCTCTACAAGCCCAACAAGGCGACCATGAACAAGTGGGGAGTGCGGCGCGTGAACATCAACGTGATCAAATGGGGGTCCTTCGCGAAGAGCCTGGCCATCATGAAGCCTCGCGGAAAGCGCAATTCTCACGTGCGAGAAATGGTCGAAAAGATCGAGCGCGGCACGACGCCTGCTAATTCCTGA
- a CDS encoding PVC-type heme-binding CxxCH protein, whose translation MSVLRTFITLLASCTTAASLSAGEVVKQKIDVLQAIKAGKVSYHINPKQTLHDPPEKIFTLDAKGQLKVSGNGFGYVRTNEDYQDYHLVIDFTFPGPTMGSREGKARDNGLLVHSHGPDGAYGDTWMASIEAQIIEGGVGDILVLSPKMANGTELITSLSSEYALDRDKEKIWKKGEPRQTVTKGRINWEKRDVDWKDVAGFRGKDDVESRVKEWTRLEVIAKGDTLQYFVNGVLVNEAFDCKPSSGKICLQTEGAEMVVKRFELYPLGEFKEKWDPVQASGGSDIEVKKSRETSWTPEETQKSIELDGPYEVQLVAAEPLVRDPVEMTWDAQGRCYVADMIDYPLGAGPGKPPLSRIQQLIDDNGDGRYDRAVTFADQVDHVQGLVPFRDGLVATTRTQILFIRDTNGDGVADERKPLVEGFNPNHSQLQVSSPRWGLDNCIYFNNGLDTKEIYPAGTPDEKQNFTRSNLRYDPATGKMTPATGFGQFGGCFDDWGRHFFCSNRSPVMFAVMPYDAVIRNPNAGITQGWEDIAPAGAETRVYPLQLTHTTADAHAGTNTAACGLGVYRGDLMPELKGNIFVPDPTGQLVTRYIVGPNGASLKATRMGEHKEFFGSRDEWCRPVNVTTGPDGALYVCDMYRRYIDHARFFPEEFVKAHDIRQGENEGRIWRVVPKGKTARKIEAAPKKPEELVKWLGHPNAWQRETAQRLLVEMRNNLNIDTVVSPGTLISTLEFKGSVPFEVLKPAYLSKDPLTKLHARCVFDAWTCDSEWEFYGGKAAALTGKRLSGEAIIIHDHWTKDRKIEDASPFVRWYASSHEAVPIEYSASGKYKILEPTISDLRYAFLDRTILFDGGPSPRGTPEDQVRVRARILGFEDPSGWMLKGILSASSKTAGRVLHGAFEEGSVPKNYTLAWVENVRALVSASLASGESEDVPAVMELLKRDAGKLTWWKPALLQGLADGFPKSGGKLGVKTLAQFTTTPPEQYKAAAAEITALLGLVDKVMVDTKAPAEQRLACIPLLAQRSWDKAEPVMRTLLDDSQPLEISTAAFALLKKFGAEKTAPLLYELLPKLGPTQRLEAVKMLTSSGKTVKDFFERIDRGELPKAFVDAETRWRYLRPNNPMFELATKIFGSPSGDRAAVMKTYHDAVSMKGDSAKGQQVFATICITCHKVKGQGVDVGPDITDVRIKEKEALLSDILDPNRMVEARWMAYQIDTKDGRMVVGLIAGETATEVTVKMAGGIAEVVPRSNIAKMKSLDASLMPAGLEGGITKEQMADLLAYLKGE comes from the coding sequence ATGTCAGTACTCCGCACCTTCATCACTCTGCTTGCTTCATGCACCACGGCGGCCTCGCTTTCGGCCGGTGAGGTGGTGAAGCAAAAAATCGATGTCCTCCAGGCTATCAAGGCCGGGAAGGTCAGCTATCACATCAATCCGAAGCAGACCCTCCATGACCCGCCCGAGAAGATTTTTACGCTTGATGCCAAAGGACAGCTCAAGGTGAGCGGCAATGGGTTTGGCTACGTCCGCACGAATGAGGACTATCAGGATTATCATCTCGTCATCGATTTCACCTTCCCCGGACCCACGATGGGATCGCGTGAGGGGAAGGCTCGCGACAATGGACTCCTCGTGCACAGCCACGGACCCGATGGCGCCTATGGTGATACCTGGATGGCCAGCATCGAGGCCCAGATCATCGAAGGTGGGGTGGGGGACATTCTCGTGCTCTCGCCAAAGATGGCCAATGGCACTGAGCTGATCACCAGCCTTTCCTCCGAGTACGCGCTGGATCGGGACAAGGAGAAGATCTGGAAGAAGGGTGAACCCCGCCAGACGGTGACCAAAGGCCGCATCAACTGGGAAAAGCGCGACGTCGATTGGAAGGATGTGGCCGGCTTCCGTGGCAAGGATGACGTGGAATCTCGCGTGAAAGAGTGGACCCGTCTCGAAGTCATTGCGAAGGGAGACACGCTCCAATACTTCGTGAACGGCGTGCTGGTGAATGAGGCGTTTGATTGCAAGCCGAGCTCCGGGAAGATCTGCCTGCAGACCGAAGGTGCGGAGATGGTGGTGAAGCGCTTCGAGCTGTATCCGCTCGGCGAGTTCAAGGAGAAGTGGGATCCGGTGCAGGCCTCGGGTGGTTCGGATATCGAAGTGAAGAAGAGCCGCGAAACCTCGTGGACCCCGGAAGAAACGCAGAAGTCCATTGAGCTGGACGGACCTTATGAAGTCCAGCTCGTTGCAGCGGAACCCCTCGTGCGTGACCCGGTCGAAATGACCTGGGACGCACAGGGCCGCTGCTATGTGGCAGACATGATCGACTATCCCCTGGGCGCAGGCCCGGGGAAGCCGCCTTTGTCCCGCATCCAGCAGCTCATTGATGACAATGGTGATGGCCGCTATGACAGGGCCGTCACTTTTGCCGATCAGGTGGATCACGTGCAGGGCCTTGTGCCCTTCCGTGATGGCCTGGTGGCCACCACACGCACGCAGATTCTTTTCATCCGCGACACCAATGGAGATGGGGTCGCAGATGAAAGGAAGCCGCTCGTGGAAGGCTTCAATCCCAATCACTCCCAGCTTCAGGTCTCCTCGCCGCGCTGGGGGCTGGACAACTGCATCTACTTCAACAACGGTCTTGATACGAAGGAGATCTATCCCGCAGGCACACCGGACGAGAAACAGAACTTCACCCGCAGCAATCTGCGCTATGACCCGGCCACGGGGAAGATGACTCCGGCCACGGGCTTCGGTCAGTTCGGCGGTTGCTTCGATGATTGGGGGCGTCACTTCTTCTGCTCGAACCGCAGTCCGGTCATGTTCGCTGTGATGCCCTACGACGCGGTGATTCGCAATCCGAATGCAGGCATCACGCAGGGGTGGGAGGACATCGCCCCTGCCGGAGCGGAGACCCGGGTGTATCCACTTCAATTAACTCATACTACAGCCGATGCCCACGCCGGCACCAATACTGCCGCGTGCGGACTGGGGGTGTATCGCGGCGACCTGATGCCGGAGTTGAAGGGGAACATCTTCGTGCCCGATCCCACGGGCCAGCTCGTCACGCGCTACATTGTCGGGCCCAATGGCGCCAGCCTGAAAGCCACACGTATGGGAGAGCACAAGGAGTTCTTCGGCAGCCGTGATGAGTGGTGCCGCCCGGTGAACGTCACCACCGGCCCCGATGGTGCCCTCTATGTGTGCGATATGTATCGCCGCTACATCGATCACGCCCGTTTCTTCCCTGAAGAGTTCGTGAAAGCCCACGACATTCGCCAGGGTGAAAACGAAGGCCGCATCTGGCGCGTGGTGCCGAAGGGCAAGACGGCCCGGAAGATCGAAGCTGCGCCGAAGAAGCCGGAGGAACTGGTGAAGTGGCTCGGGCATCCCAATGCGTGGCAGCGTGAGACGGCGCAGCGTTTGCTCGTGGAGATGCGGAACAACCTGAACATCGACACGGTGGTGAGCCCCGGGACGCTCATTTCTACTCTGGAGTTCAAGGGGAGTGTCCCGTTTGAAGTGCTGAAGCCTGCGTATCTTTCCAAGGATCCACTGACCAAATTGCATGCCCGATGCGTCTTTGACGCCTGGACGTGTGATTCTGAATGGGAGTTTTATGGAGGGAAAGCGGCTGCCCTGACAGGCAAGAGGCTCAGCGGCGAAGCAATCATCATCCACGATCACTGGACGAAGGATCGGAAGATTGAAGACGCGTCTCCCTTCGTGCGGTGGTATGCTTCCAGCCACGAGGCAGTCCCCATCGAGTATTCCGCCAGCGGGAAATACAAGATCCTTGAGCCCACCATCTCCGATTTGCGCTACGCCTTTCTGGATCGCACCATTCTCTTTGATGGTGGACCTTCACCCAGAGGGACGCCTGAAGATCAAGTGAGGGTCCGGGCCAGGATTCTGGGCTTCGAGGATCCCAGCGGCTGGATGTTGAAAGGCATCCTCAGTGCAAGCAGCAAGACCGCAGGCAGGGTGTTGCACGGAGCATTTGAGGAAGGATCTGTGCCAAAGAACTACACGCTCGCCTGGGTGGAGAATGTTCGTGCGCTGGTATCGGCGAGTCTGGCCTCCGGAGAGAGCGAGGATGTGCCCGCTGTCATGGAGCTCTTGAAACGCGATGCGGGCAAGCTCACGTGGTGGAAGCCCGCCCTTCTTCAAGGCCTCGCCGATGGATTCCCCAAGTCTGGGGGCAAGCTCGGCGTGAAGACGCTCGCTCAATTCACGACCACACCTCCGGAGCAGTACAAGGCCGCTGCCGCGGAAATCACCGCGCTGCTCGGTCTCGTGGACAAAGTGATGGTTGACACCAAAGCCCCTGCGGAGCAACGCCTCGCCTGCATCCCTCTGCTCGCTCAGCGCTCGTGGGACAAGGCGGAGCCCGTCATGCGCACGTTGTTGGATGACAGCCAGCCGCTGGAAATCTCCACGGCCGCGTTTGCGCTGCTGAAGAAGTTTGGTGCAGAGAAGACAGCGCCGCTGCTTTATGAACTGCTGCCGAAGCTCGGACCCACGCAGCGCCTCGAAGCGGTGAAGATGCTCACGAGCAGTGGCAAGACGGTGAAAGATTTCTTCGAGCGCATCGATCGTGGTGAACTTCCCAAGGCCTTCGTCGATGCTGAAACGCGTTGGCGTTATCTGCGTCCGAACAACCCTATGTTTGAGCTGGCCACCAAAATCTTCGGCAGCCCCAGCGGTGACCGTGCCGCGGTGATGAAGACCTATCACGATGCCGTCTCCATGAAGGGAGACTCTGCGAAGGGGCAGCAGGTCTTTGCCACCATCTGCATCACCTGCCACAAGGTGAAGGGGCAGGGCGTGGATGTCGGTCCGGATATCACCGATGTGCGCATCAAGGAAAAGGAGGCGCTGCTGAGTGACATCCTGGATCCCAACCGCATGGTGGAGGCCCGCTGGATGGCCTATCAGATCGACACCAAGGATGGTCGCATGGTAGTGGGCCTGATTGCCGGGGAAACCGCCACCGAAGTCACCGTGAAAATGGCCGGCGGCATTGCCGAGGTGGTTCCACGTTCGAACATCGCCAAGATGAAGAGCCTCGACGCCAGCCTCATGCCCGCAGGGCTGGAGGGCGGCATCACCAAGGAGCAGATGGCGGATTTGCTGGCGTATCTGAAGGGGGAGTAG
- a CDS encoding DUF4304 domain-containing protein: MPTTPAKLMNKAIKAELVPALNAAGFIGKYPRLQKFSGDYIYFLSINQNKPGTAFFLEFGIHPRGEKLTSWGEVVPEEKLMLEHVLFPERARLQARKNGHSSVEEDWFSFQAFGSDLALYSGLASSVAGMLPQMEDWFAHQTAGPNVSPCGL, encoded by the coding sequence ATGCCCACTACTCCCGCCAAACTCATGAACAAGGCCATCAAGGCGGAACTGGTGCCTGCCTTGAATGCCGCAGGATTTATTGGGAAGTATCCCAGACTCCAAAAGTTCTCAGGAGATTACATCTACTTCCTGTCGATCAACCAGAACAAGCCGGGTACTGCGTTCTTCCTGGAGTTTGGAATTCATCCTCGTGGGGAGAAGCTCACCTCATGGGGAGAGGTGGTTCCGGAGGAGAAGCTGATGCTGGAGCATGTCCTGTTCCCCGAGCGCGCGCGCCTGCAGGCTCGCAAGAACGGCCACAGCAGTGTGGAGGAGGACTGGTTTTCGTTCCAGGCCTTCGGCTCTGACCTGGCGTTGTATTCAGGATTGGCATCGTCTGTGGCAGGAATGCTCCCGCAGATGGAAGACTGGTTTGCCCATCAGACAGCGGGGCCAAACGTTTCCCCGTGTGGTCTATAA
- the ppk2 gene encoding polyphosphate kinase 2 → MAKKKATPAKAKKVSAKKNSAKAQPKAKKTAAAENYSDLYARIHQEVIDGVDEELEMELEDLSEERPGQDDDERKEFRRHYFKELHRLQIELVRLQDWVSKTKHKLVVIFEGRDAAGKGGAIKRITQRLNPRVCRVAALPAPTERERTQWYFQRYASHLPAAGEMVLFDRSWYNRAGVEKVMGFCTDEELEEFFRSVPEFEKMLVRSGIQLIKYWFSVTDDEQEFRFHCRIHDPLKQWKLSPMDLESRRRWEAYTKAKEVMLSRTHIPEAPWWVVPSEDKKKGRLNCISHLLSQVPYETVDHTPIKLPPRVHTDGYKRQPVPPKMIVPEKY, encoded by the coding sequence ATGGCGAAGAAGAAAGCGACCCCCGCAAAGGCGAAGAAAGTTTCAGCAAAGAAGAACTCTGCCAAAGCACAACCCAAAGCCAAGAAGACGGCGGCGGCTGAGAACTACTCCGACCTCTACGCCCGCATTCACCAGGAAGTGATCGATGGCGTGGATGAAGAGCTGGAGATGGAACTGGAGGACCTGAGCGAGGAACGTCCAGGCCAAGATGATGATGAGCGGAAGGAATTCCGCCGGCACTACTTCAAGGAACTGCACCGGCTGCAGATTGAGCTGGTACGCCTGCAGGACTGGGTCTCCAAGACGAAGCACAAGCTGGTGGTGATCTTCGAAGGTCGTGATGCCGCTGGCAAGGGTGGCGCCATCAAGCGCATCACGCAGCGGCTGAATCCCCGTGTGTGTCGCGTGGCTGCTCTCCCCGCCCCCACCGAACGTGAGCGAACCCAATGGTACTTCCAGCGTTATGCCTCCCACCTGCCCGCCGCTGGTGAGATGGTGCTCTTTGACCGGAGCTGGTACAACCGCGCCGGTGTGGAGAAGGTCATGGGCTTCTGCACAGATGAGGAGCTGGAGGAGTTCTTCCGTTCCGTGCCTGAGTTCGAGAAGATGCTCGTGCGCTCCGGCATCCAGCTCATCAAGTACTGGTTCTCCGTGACAGATGATGAGCAGGAGTTCCGCTTCCACTGCCGCATCCACGATCCGCTGAAGCAGTGGAAGCTCAGCCCGATGGATCTGGAGTCCCGCCGTCGCTGGGAGGCCTACACAAAAGCGAAGGAAGTCATGCTCTCCCGCACCCACATCCCCGAGGCCCCCTGGTGGGTCGTGCCCTCTGAAGACAAAAAGAAAGGCCGGCTCAACTGCATCAGCCACCTCCTGAGCCAGGTGCCCTATGAGACGGTGGACCACACGCCTATCAAGCTGCCTCCACGCGTCCACACGGATGGGTACAAACGCCAGCCGGTGCCACCGAAGATGATTGTTCCGGAGAAGTACTAA
- a CDS encoding GDSL-type esterase/lipase family protein — protein sequence MKLLRISALVLAAALQVAAQSPKAAAAKAELPTAKRIVFLGDSITHNGQYLEFLETILLTETSYRPEVIAVGLSSETVSGLSEAGHADGKFPRPDLHERLDRVLAKTKPNLVVACYGMNDGIYFPLKDERFQKYVAGIKKLREKAKAAGAEIVHVTPPTFDPVPIKDKVLPAGLNAYPKPFEGYNRVLDRYSEWLISERKNGWKVIDIHGPMNDALRERRVVDPAFFFAKDGVHPNAEGHWVMTQQILKAWGVESKVTLDDLIKPEGNLNALYKLVSERQRVLKAAWLSECGHKRPGVAAGLPIDQAEAKAAEISKKIEEQLNQRTTGATAAGKTEKPAAGTPAAPATAPTVPAGTPALYPGKRSTWNGYDKYEFEVDGKMATVVAPKQAAPGKPWVWHGEFFGHKPDPDIALLGKGFHIVYLKVPDMLGSPPAVQHWNALYAHLTKEYGFAKKVALVGLSRGGLYCYDWAIANPTKVACIYGDAPVCDFKSWPGGKGKGKGDPKNWARVLELWGFKDEAEAVAYKGNPVDSLAPLAKNKVPLLHVYGDADDVVPPDENTLVLAENYRKLGGTIELIAKAGVGHHPHGLQDSTPIVNFIAKNAGK from the coding sequence ATGAAACTCCTCCGCATTTCCGCTCTTGTCCTCGCAGCAGCACTGCAAGTGGCTGCGCAATCTCCGAAGGCCGCTGCTGCCAAGGCAGAGCTGCCCACCGCGAAACGCATCGTCTTCCTCGGTGACAGCATCACACACAACGGCCAGTACCTTGAGTTCCTTGAGACCATCCTTCTGACCGAGACCAGCTATCGCCCGGAAGTGATCGCGGTGGGCCTGAGCAGCGAGACGGTTTCCGGACTTTCCGAGGCAGGCCACGCGGATGGAAAGTTCCCGCGCCCGGATCTGCATGAGCGCCTGGATCGCGTGCTGGCGAAAACGAAGCCCAATCTCGTGGTCGCCTGTTACGGGATGAATGACGGCATCTACTTTCCGCTCAAGGACGAACGCTTCCAAAAGTATGTCGCAGGCATCAAGAAGCTGCGGGAAAAGGCGAAGGCCGCGGGTGCCGAGATAGTGCATGTCACTCCGCCCACGTTCGATCCCGTACCCATCAAGGACAAGGTGCTGCCCGCTGGGCTCAATGCGTATCCGAAGCCCTTCGAAGGCTACAACCGTGTCTTGGATCGCTATAGCGAATGGCTCATCAGCGAGCGCAAAAATGGCTGGAAGGTCATCGATATCCATGGCCCGATGAATGACGCGCTGCGCGAGCGCCGTGTGGTGGATCCGGCATTCTTCTTCGCAAAGGATGGTGTGCATCCCAATGCGGAAGGCCACTGGGTGATGACACAGCAGATTCTGAAAGCTTGGGGCGTGGAGTCGAAAGTGACGCTGGATGATCTGATCAAGCCGGAGGGCAATCTCAATGCGCTCTACAAACTCGTGAGCGAACGCCAACGCGTGCTGAAAGCCGCGTGGCTCAGCGAGTGTGGTCACAAGCGTCCTGGTGTGGCTGCCGGTCTTCCGATCGATCAGGCAGAGGCCAAGGCGGCGGAGATCAGCAAGAAGATTGAAGAGCAACTGAACCAGCGCACTACCGGTGCTACCGCCGCAGGGAAGACAGAGAAGCCCGCTGCGGGCACACCTGCGGCTCCGGCAACCGCTCCGACGGTGCCTGCGGGTACACCCGCGCTGTATCCCGGCAAGCGCAGCACCTGGAACGGCTACGACAAGTATGAGTTCGAGGTCGATGGCAAGATGGCCACGGTCGTCGCGCCGAAGCAAGCTGCACCCGGAAAACCCTGGGTGTGGCATGGAGAGTTCTTCGGGCACAAGCCGGATCCGGACATCGCCCTGCTCGGCAAAGGTTTCCACATCGTGTACCTGAAGGTGCCGGACATGCTTGGTTCACCACCCGCGGTGCAGCATTGGAATGCCCTCTACGCCCACCTCACCAAGGAGTACGGCTTTGCCAAGAAGGTGGCCCTCGTCGGCTTGAGCCGTGGGGGATTGTATTGCTACGACTGGGCGATTGCCAATCCCACCAAGGTCGCCTGCATCTATGGAGACGCACCTGTGTGTGACTTCAAGAGCTGGCCCGGCGGCAAAGGAAAAGGCAAGGGCGATCCGAAAAACTGGGCTCGTGTGCTGGAGCTCTGGGGTTTCAAGGATGAAGCGGAAGCTGTGGCCTACAAAGGCAATCCCGTGGACTCTCTCGCGCCTCTCGCGAAGAACAAGGTGCCGCTGCTGCACGTGTACGGTGATGCGGATGATGTCGTGCCGCCCGATGAAAACACGCTGGTGCTCGCGGAGAACTATCGGAAGCTAGGTGGCACCATTGAGTTGATTGCCAAGGCCGGGGTGGGGCATCATCCGCATGGTCTGCAGGACAGCACGCCGATTGTGAACTTCATTGCGAAGAATGCGGGGAAGTGA
- a CDS encoding NAD(P)-dependent oxidoreductase, whose translation MKKVCIVGASGKLGRYMVQHCLERGYEVGGVCRERSVAKLDPYKERITVLPGMTNDRELIKKAVDGCDGVLVVLAPWGVQQYSSGTAQAVMDYAKSGARLIFSCGWHITKDGKDVYSKTFVTLLRVVTWLTKLLRLVEIDDQVEACRRIFASDTRWTVVRGSDLEEGESQGLPVWSRHVGDPILQSNMTRRVDFALFMVAALENDELVHEAPAIVGCQTPSALAGK comes from the coding sequence ATGAAAAAAGTCTGCATCGTAGGAGCTTCCGGCAAACTGGGGCGGTACATGGTCCAGCATTGTTTGGAACGCGGCTATGAGGTGGGGGGCGTCTGCCGTGAGCGGAGCGTTGCCAAGCTCGACCCCTACAAGGAGCGCATCACGGTTCTCCCCGGCATGACGAATGATCGTGAGCTCATCAAGAAAGCCGTTGATGGCTGTGATGGCGTGCTCGTCGTGCTCGCCCCGTGGGGTGTGCAGCAGTACTCCTCCGGCACTGCCCAGGCTGTGATGGACTACGCCAAGTCCGGAGCACGCCTCATCTTCTCTTGCGGATGGCATATCACCAAGGATGGGAAGGACGTGTACTCGAAGACCTTTGTGACATTGCTGAGGGTTGTCACCTGGCTCACGAAATTGCTCCGCCTGGTGGAGATCGACGATCAAGTGGAGGCTTGCCGTCGCATCTTTGCCAGCGACACCCGCTGGACCGTGGTACGCGGGAGCGATCTGGAGGAGGGCGAAAGTCAGGGCCTGCCCGTCTGGAGCAGGCATGTGGGGGATCCCATCCTGCAGAGCAACATGACCCGAAGAGTGGACTTCGCGCTTTTCATGGTGGCTGCCTTGGAGAATGACGAGCTTGTCCACGAGGCTCCGGCCATCGTCGGGTGTCAGACGCCGTCGGCGCTGGCGGGAAAGTAG